The proteins below are encoded in one region of Danio rerio strain Tuebingen ecotype United States chromosome 14, GRCz12tu, whole genome shotgun sequence:
- the hnrnpa0l gene encoding heterogeneous nuclear ribonucleoprotein A0, like, with amino-acid sequence MTNQLCKLFVGGLNVQTTDEGLRAHFEQYGQLTDCVVVMNQPLQRSRCFGFVTYSSTEEADAAMSARPHIVDGNNVDLKRAVAREDAGKPEMLAKVKKIFVGGLKDDIEDEHLQDYFSQFGPIEKAQVITDKDTGKKRGFGFVYFDDNDSADKAVVMKFHSICGHKVEVKKALTKQEMQSTGGGRGGRGGRGMGRGSGFGGGGRGGYYNDYGYQNNGFGNNSGYDSQNGYGGGYSDQMGGGYGNGNGYSDFGEGYGQQASGYGAMKTGYGNYSSGRQSSGPYPRGGGGGGSGGYGRGGYGGY; translated from the coding sequence ATGACTAACCAACTCTGTAAACTCTTCGTCGGCGGCTTGAACGTCCAAACAACCGATGAAGGCTTGCGGGCACATTTCGAGCAATATGGACAGCTAACCGACTGCGTGGTGGTGATGAACCAGCCGCTACAGCGCTCCAGGTGCTTCGGCTTTGTAACATACTCGAGCACCGAGGAAGCGGACGCCGCCATGTCTGCTAGGCCTCATATCGTAGACGGCAACAACGTGGATCTGAAGCGAGCGGTGGCCCGGGAAGACGCCGGTAAACCGGAGATGCTCGCTAAGGTCAAGAAAATATTCGTTGGTGGACTGAAAGACGACATCGAGGACGAACACCTTCAAGATTATTTCTCACAGTTTGGGCCCATCGAGAAGGCGCAGGTCATCACCGACAAAGACACCGGGAAGAAGCGAGGCTTCGGCTTTGTTTACTTCGACGACAACGATTCTGCCGACAAAGCCGTCGTGATGAAGTTCCACTCCATCTGCGGACACAAGGTGGAGGTGAAGAAAGCGCTCACTAAGCAGGAGATGCAGTCCACCGGTGGCGGTCGCGGCGGCAGAGGAGGCCGAGGAATGGGCCGGGGAAGCGGCTTTGGTGGCGGCGGAAGAGGGGGTTACTATAACGACTACGGCTACCAGAACAACGGCTTCGGCAACAATTCCGGCTACGACAGTCAAAACGGCTACGGAGGCGGTTATAGTGACCAGATGGGCGGTGGATACGGCAACGGGAATGGCTACAGTGATTTCGGCGAGGGTTATGGACAGCAGGCTTCGGGCTACGGCGCTATGAAAACGGGCTACGGGAATTATTCTTCCGGTAGGCAGAGCAGTGGGCCGTACCCACGTGGGGGAGGAGGCGGCGGTAGTGGCGGCTACGGAAGAGGAGGATATGGAGGCTATTAG
- the hnrnpa0b gene encoding heterogeneous nuclear ribonucleoprotein A0b isoform X1 — protein sequence MSEMEKLCKLFVGGLNVQTTNDGLRSYFEQFGNLTDCVVVQNDQLQRSRCFGFVTYSTSEEADAAMAARPHVVDGKNVEVKRAVAREDAGRPEALAKVKKIFVGGLKDDIEEKDLTEFFSQFGMIEKSEVITDKDTGKKRGFGFVHFEDNDSADKAVVLKFHMINGHKVEVKKALTKQEIQAAGGARGGRGRGGGRGMGRNQNGFGGGRGGGYGGYGGGYGGGYGGNDGGYGGSYGSGGYGGGYGGGYGGGYGEQMGGYGGGNGYSDFGSGYGQQSSGYGPMKGGNTYGGRSGAPYPRGGGGGPGYGRGGYGGY from the coding sequence ATGTCTGAAATGGAGAAGCTGTGCAAACTCTTCGTTGGCGGTCTAAACGTCCAAACGACTAATGATGGTCTCCGCTCTTATTTTGAGCAGTTTGGGAACCTGACGGACTGCGTGGTGGTCCAGAACGATCAGCTTCAACGATCCCGTTGTTTCGGCTTCGTTACGTACTCCACCTCGGAGGAGGCTGATGCAGCAATGGCCGCCAGGCCACATGTTGTAGACGGTAAAAACGTGGAGGTGAAGAGAGCCGTGGCTCGAGAAGACGCCGGAAGGCCCGAAGCTCTCGCCAAAGTCAAGAAAATATTCGTCGGTGGCCTAAAAGATGACATCGAAGAAAAAGACCTCACCGAATTTTTCTCGCAGTTCGGCATGATCGAGAAATCCGAAGTCATCACCGACAAAGACACCGGCAAGAAGCGTGGTTTCGGCTTTGTCCACTTCGAAGACAACGACTCTGCAGACAAAGCCGTCGTGCTCAAGTTCCACATGATCAACGGACACAAGGTGGAGGTGAAGAAAGCGCTCACGAAACAAGAGATCCAGGCTGCCGGTGGAGCCCGCGGCGGCAGAGGGAGAGGCGGAGGAAGAGGCATGGGCCGCAATCAAAATGGCTTCGGCGGCGGTAGAGGAGGAGGCTACGGCGGCTACGGGGGCGGCTATGGCGGAGGATACGGCGGAAACGATGGCGGCTACGGCGGTAGTTATGGAAGTGGAGGCTACGGTGGCGGTTACGGAGGTGGATACGGAGGAGGCTACGGTGAGCAGATGGGGGGCTATGGCGGTGGAAACGGTTACAGTGACTTTGGCAGCGGATACGGCCAGCAGTCGTCCGGCTACGGTCCCATGAAAGGTGGAAACACATACGGCGGCAGGAGCGGAGCCCCCTACCCCCGTGGTGGTGGCGGTGGGCCTGGTTACGGCAGGGGTGGTTATGGAGGCTACTAA
- the hnrnpa0b gene encoding heterogeneous nuclear ribonucleoprotein A0b (The RefSeq protein has 1 substitution compared to this genomic sequence) — MSEMEKLCKLFVGGLNVQTTNDGLRSYFEQFGNLTDCVVVQNDQLQRSRCFGFVTYSTSEEADAAMAARPHVVDGKNVEVKRAVAREDAGRPEALAKVKKIFVGGLKDDIEEKDLTEFFSQFGMIEKSEVITDKDTGKKRGFGFVHFEDNDSADKAVVLKFHMINGHKVEVKKALTKQEIQAAGGARGGRGRGGGRGMGRNQNGFGGGRGGGYGGYGGGYGGGYGGNDGGYGGSYGSGGYGGGYGGGYGGGYGEQMGGYGGGNDYSDFGSGYGQQSSGYGPMKGGNTYGGRSGAPYPRGGGGGPGYGRGGYGGY, encoded by the coding sequence ATGTCTGAAATGGAGAAGCTGTGCAAACTCTTCGTTGGCGGTCTAAACGTCCAAACGACTAATGATGGTCTCCGCTCTTATTTTGAGCAGTTTGGGAACCTGACGGACTGCGTGGTGGTCCAGAACGATCAGCTTCAACGATCCCGTTGTTTCGGCTTCGTTACGTACTCCACCTCGGAGGAGGCTGATGCAGCAATGGCCGCCAGGCCACATGTTGTAGACGGTAAAAACGTGGAGGTGAAGAGAGCCGTGGCTCGAGAAGACGCCGGAAGGCCCGAAGCTCTCGCCAAAGTCAAGAAAATATTCGTCGGTGGCCTAAAAGATGACATCGAAGAAAAAGACCTCACCGAATTTTTCTCGCAGTTCGGCATGATCGAGAAATCCGAAGTCATCACCGACAAAGACACCGGCAAGAAGCGTGGTTTCGGCTTTGTCCACTTCGAAGACAACGACTCTGCAGACAAAGCCGTCGTGCTCAAGTTCCACATGATCAACGGACACAAGGTGGAGGTGAAGAAAGCGCTCACGAAACAAGAGATCCAGGCTGCCGGTGGAGCCCGCGGCGGCAGAGGGAGAGGCGGAGGAAGAGGCATGGGCCGCAATCAAAATGGCTTCGGCGGCGGTAGAGGAGGAGGCTACGGCGGCTACGGGGGCGGCTATGGCGGAGGATACGGCGGAAACGATGGCGGCTACGGCGGTAGTTATGGAAGTGGAGGCTACGGTGGCGGTTACGGAGGTGGATACGGAGGAGGCTACGGTGAGCAGATGGGGGGCTATGGCGGTGGAAACGGTTACAGTGACTTTGGCAGCGGATACGGCCAGCAGTCGTCCGGCTACGGTCCCATGAAAGGTGGAAACACATACGGCGGCAGGAGCGGAGCCCCCTACCCCCGTGGTGGTGGCGGTGGGCCTGGTTACGGCAGGGGTGGTTATGGAGGCTACTAA